A region from the Melospiza georgiana isolate bMelGeo1 chromosome 10, bMelGeo1.pri, whole genome shotgun sequence genome encodes:
- the LOC131087531 gene encoding transcription cofactor HES-6-like, with protein MQIAGYKMGGSGRERRERGSGAAMAPGTERPPHGEGCAGPRGDRRTRKPLVEKKRRARINESLRELRLLLADSEFQAKLENAEVLERTVRRVRAVLERRGRGECGPGGRRGAPGPARASPAPLSVPGGGRRLLEASERFAAGYIQCMHEVHTFVSSCPGIDATTAAELLNHLLESMPLSEGGCPDSITDVVAEPALGPWPAGEALSLPAAARPGPAPAAPSEEPGSDEAEAGPGQTPSDGLDASQTLGLPSAGSPRAMWRPW; from the exons ATGCAAATCGCGGGGTATAAAATGGGCGGCTCGGGGCGGGAGCGGAGGGAGCGGGGCAGCGGCGCGGCCATGGCGCCCGGCACGGAGCGCCCGCCGCACGGCGAGGGCTGCGCGGGGCCCCGCGGCGACCGCAGG ACGAGGAAGCCGCTGGTGGAGAAGAAGCGCCGGGCGCGCATCAACGAGAGCCTGCGGgagctgcggctgctgctggccgACAGCGAG TTTCAGGCGAAGCTGGAGAACGCGGAGGTGCTGGAGCGGACGGTGCGGCGGGTGCGGGCCGTGCTGGAGCGCCGCGGCCGCGGTGAGTGCGGgcccggggggcggcggggtgcgcccggcccggcccgcgcctCACCCGCGCCCCTCTCTGTCCcaggcggcgggcggcggctccTGGAGGCCAGCGAGCGCTTCGCCGCCGGCTACATCCAGTGCATGCACGAGGTGCACACCTTCGTCTCCAGCTGCCCCGGCATCGACGCCACCACGGCCGCCGAGCTGCTCAACCACCTGCTGGAGTCCATGCCCCTCAGCGAGGGCGGCTGCCCGGACTCGATCACGGACGTTGTGGCGGAGCCGGCCCTCGGGCCCTGGCCCGCCGGCGAGGCGCTGTCCCTGCCGGCCGCAGcccgcccgggcccggccccggccgcccccAGCGAGGAGCCCGGCTCGGACGAGGcggaggccgggccgggccagaCCCCCTCGGACGGACTGGACGCGTCCCAGACGCTGGGCCTGCCCTCGGCCGGCTCGCCCAGAGCCATGTGGAGACCCTGGTAA